TAGCTCAAGACTTGGAAGTGGTTTTAAAGAAGAATGGTTTCTCAGAAAGTCAATTGGGATTACTTAATAAAGGGCCTAATGGTTTTTTCTCCGTACGGTATAATGACTTTATTCCTATTATAATTAAAGCTGTTCAAGAACAACAAGTACTACTGAGCGGCCATCATAAATTAATTAACAAACATGCTTTACAGTTTCAAAATCAAGAAACTCAGCTAAGCGAAATATCAGCAGAGATTAAAAATATAGAAGCCATACTTTCCTTAAAATCAACGCTCGGAGAGGGCTTAACAATCTCTGATAAATAGCCTTAAAATTATTTGCATGCTTTAAATCGAAACCTATGAATAATCTACAAATCATTCTTTTCTTATTTTTAATCCAAGGCGTTTCTTTAGCCCAAGTTCAAAGTATTTCAAGTGACCCAGATGGCTCAGTAACTATTATGCCCCAGGGTTTTACTTCGGCAAAGACAGATTTAACTAATACAACATCTAACATAGGTTTGGGCAATCAAACCCTATTTAATAACACTACGGGAGGTGAGAATACGGCTATAGGAAATGCCGCACTTCATTTGAACACCACAGGAGATGAAAATACGGCAATGGGGGCAGGTGCTCTTGGGAGCAATACACAAGGAAATTTAAACACAGCCAATGGTAGTTACGCACTTTTTCACAATACTACGGCCTCTTATAATACCGCTACTGGAAGCTATGCACTATACCGCAACACTACAGGATCAAGTAATACCGCGAATGGATATTATGCTCTTTATAATAATACTACAGGAGGAAGGAACGTCGCGATAGGTCGGTCTGCACTTTCCAGCAATACTACAGGAAACCAAAATACGGCAATGGGGGCTTCGGCATTATACAGAAATACCTCAGGTTCATATAATACGGCCACGGGGTACAATGCCCTTTATTACAATTTAACAGCGGATAATAATACTGCGAACGGAAGTCAAGCACTTTATTATAATACTACTGGCTCAGATAACACTGCAGTAGGCAGATCAGCACTTTACAGAAACACCACAGCCTCAAATAATACCGCAATGGGTAGTGAGGCTCTTTACAATAACACCACCGGCTCTAGTAATACTGCCAGTGGAAAACAAGCACTTTATTCAAACACTACTGGTACGAGTAACGTGGCCAGTGGTGCAAGTGCATTTTATTTAAATACAATTGGCCGTTATAACACGGCTGAGGGAGCTTCTGCACTTTTCTCCAACACTACAGGTGATTACAACACTGCCATTGGATACGAGGCACTTTTGGATAATGCAACTGGGGATTACAATACTGCTATTGGTTCTGGAGCAGGTGTTACGTCGTCAAATTTTTCCAACACCATCGCTGTTGGTTTTGGTGCGAGTGTAAATGACAGTAATAAGGTCAGAATGGGAAATGCAAATATATCCTATGCCGCTGTACAGGTAGCCTGGAACATAACATCAGACCGGAGGTGGAAAGAAACTATTGAGCCTATCCCCTTGGGCTTAAATTTTATCAATGACTTAAGACCAGTTAGCTATCACCGAAAAAATAACCAAAAGCAAGATTTAGAATTTGGGCTAATTGCTCAAGAATTGGAAGAAACCTTAAATAAGCATGGGTTTGTAGAAAATCAACTAGGGCTAATTGACAAAGATGCCGACGGATATTATGCCGTAAGGTATAATGACCTGATAGCGATTTTGATTAAAGCTGTGCAGGAGCAGCAAGAGGTTATTGGTGAACGAGAGAAGATTATTGATGGGCATGAACGTCTGTTTCAACAAAGAGAAACACAAATGGAACATCTAGCCTCAAAGTTGGCAAATATAACTAGCAAATTATCCGAAAATTCTATTAGTGAATAGGGGAGTAGTAAACGGTAAATGTCTATAATTTTCGCTTTACCCTTATATACGAGTTAATTGTTACTATCGAATCACTAAAAGAGCATTCTAATTGTAAATAATATATCCATTCCTATGAAAAAGTTACAAATTATCCTTTCTCTGTTATTAGTCCACTCTTTTTCGTTTGCTCAAATTCAAAGTTATACGCCATCTGGCAGAGAAGGTTCTATAACCATTACCCCAGATGGCCTAAACTCCAAATACACGGGAACCAAGTTTGACTATACAAACGTGGCTTTGGGAACAGATGCATTGAGATATATTTCTTCAGGAACCGAGCTTTTTGAGTCAAAGAATAATACTGCCATTGGTTCTGGAGCATTACGTGATAACATTACGGGATATCGTAATACTGCAACTGGTTCTGCCGCTTTAAACAATAACACGATAGGATACCACAATACTGCTAGTGGTTTTTTTGCTTTATTTAGTAATACGGAAGGATATGGCAACACCGCTACTGGTGCTTCTGCTTTAAGTAATAACAATACGGGAAATCAAAATACGGCAAACGGTTGCCTTACCTTAGTTAATAACACCACCGGAAGTCATAATACGGCGATTGGCTACTATGCTTTATGGGGTAACGTAGAAGGGCATGACAATACTGCAAATGGTAATGAGGCATTATATAGAAATGATTCAGGAAATTATAATACCGCAAGCGGTCGAAGTGCGTTAAGGAATAATATTTCAGGACATAATAATACTGCAAATGGCTACTATGCTTTATTAAGTAACTCCACTGGAAGTAACAATACTGCCAATGGTAGGGCGGCACTGTACAGTAACACAACGGGGTATTCAAATACAGCAATTGGTCTAAGTTCGCTGTTTAGTAATACCGCAGGACATAACAATACTGCCAGTGGAGACTCTTCCCTTTACTTAAATACTACTGGAAATTTTAATACAGCCAATGGCAATAATGCTTTAATGAGTAACTCCACAGGAAGTTATAATACAGCAACTGGTGCCAATGCTTTGACTGACAATACCACAGGAACTAACAATACGGCAAATGGATCTTATGCTTTAAATCATAATACTACGGGATATAGCAATACTGCAAATGGTTTAGGTGCTTTGGGTTATAACACTACTGGTTATTATAATGCAGCAAATGGTACTTATGCTCTTAGAAATAATTCTACGGGTCATAATAATGCCGCAACTGGAAACGAAGCTTTGCATAATAATACAACAGGAAATTTTAATACCGCGAATGGTGCTACAGCTTTGTTCTCGAATAGCATAGGAAACAGCAACACCGCAAATGGAGAAAGTGCTTTGTCTTTTAATATCTCTGGAAACTTCAATACGGCAAATGGGACTCTAGCTTTAGGCTCTAATAGGTCGGGGAGCCATAATACTGCAAATGGAAGTTCTGCTTTATACCATAACACTACAGGTAATTCAAATACCGCTACTGGTCGTAGTGCCTTATACAGTAATACTACAGGACATCACAATACCGCATCAGGAGATAGTGCTTTGTACCAAAACACAACTGGAAGGTATAATACAGCAAATGGTGCTTTTTCATTATCAAAGAACACTGAAGGCAAGGAAAATACTGGGAATGGCTTTTATTCACTACTAAATAATTCTTCTGGTGATGGTAATACGGCAAATGGATCTTATGCTTTGCTTTTAAACACAACAGGCGACAAAAATACAGCATCAGGTACTAGTGCGTTAATTATTAATTCAACAGGAATCCAAAACACCGCATTTGGACATTCAACGTTAAAGTCCAACACTACAGGATATAATAACACCGCAATAGGTTACGATTCAGATGTCAGCTCATCTAACTTATATAATGCTACCGCGATTGGTTATCAAGCCGTAGTAAACGGTAGTAATAGAATAAGAATGGGTAATACCAGTATCACACGGGCTGATATCCAAGTGGCTTGGAATGTGACTTCAGATAGACGCTGGAAAGAAAATATAGTTACTGTACCACTAGGTTTAGATTTCATCAAAGAGCTCAAGCCAGTGGCGTATCATCGTAAAAATAATGAGAAGGATGATGTAGAGTTTGGGCTTATAGCTCAGGAGATAGTCGAAACATTAGCAAAATATGGTTTTACAGAAAAAGATTTGGGTCTATTGGACAAAGATCAAGATGGCTATTTTTCGGTGCGGTACAATGATTTACTAGCTCCGATGATTAAGGCCATGCAAGAGCAGCAGCTTATGATTGAAAAACAACAAGAAATTAATAATGAGCAAGCAAGTGTTTTGAATACAGTTTTGAAACGCCTTGGAAATTTAGAATCAGAGAAAACCGCGTTTACTGCTAATAATTAAAATTCACTTCTAAGGTTTTTCCTCCAAAAGCTCCGGCGTTTTTACAATACTCTTATAGTATTTAAAAAGTATGCCAGCATGAGACGCATCTACCACTCGGTGGTCAAGAGCGGCTGAGAGGGTGATTACTGTTCTGATTTTGACTTCGTTATCAATTACCAAGGGCGTTTTCTTTACACCACCCATAATGAGTACAAAAGATACATTAGTGGCAGGGAAAAGGGCCGGATATCCATTGTCAAGACCTAAGCTTCCAATATTTGACACGATGTAAGAACCCATATCATTGGCAGATATACCACCAATTGACAAACCCCAGTCTACTAGCATTTTTCTAATAAACCAATAGAACATACCTCTAAAAGGCCATGGAATAGACGCCATGGTTTCTTTTAATTTCATGGTGCCGTTTTCTGTTCCTTTTCTGGCTTCCTTGATTTTGGCTGTAAGTGTAGGTACTAAATCTGAGTAGGTCAATGTGTTTACCATATTGATTTTTACAGAACCCATCTCGTTTTCTCGCAAAAGCACACTTACAGAAGCATTGATGTTTTCGTAAGACTTTACATTTCCTCTTTTTATATAAGTGTTTAATTCAGGGAGTTTATCTTTTATGGCTCTAGCCGTTGCCAAGGTAAAGAAATGTGTTAGCGTGATTTTGAGGCCCTCCTTTCTTTTTTTGCTGATGTATTCTTGTAAATCGGTTATGTCGAGCTCCACTGAACCAAGGATTTTTGAGTCTTCTGGTTTTTTATAGAGGGTGCTGGCCGTTTTACGCCAGCTATTGTTGAGCTCTTTTATCATTTTACGAAATAACGTTTTTCTTGGGTATTAGAGAAGTTTCCTTGATGATAAGATATTAGTTTGAAGAAATCGACTAAAACTCATAATTGAATTAAATATTTAACATCTTAGGTACGAGTCCAGCGAATAATTATAAAAGTTAGCGAAAGCCGTTTGAAAAGGAGTTTTGGAACAGATAAAGAGATTTTTACAACTAAAAAAAATAGAGAAAGAACTCCGGAAACAAAAATACTATGGCTCTTCCTTGGCATTAATACTTCCTTTACTCTGAAATAGGCATGAGGATGAGCCTTTCTGTAGCAAAAGCAGCATGGAAACGACTCTCAATTTTTTGAATTTATAACTGGTAAGGAATTCCATGTCCTTATCTTTCAAAATAGCCCCATCCATAATTAAAGAACATCAATGAGGGTTTGCAGGTCTAAAGGCAATAGAATAACTTATTTTCTGATTAGGAAAATTTTTCAAGGTGCTTTTTTGGTATTTTCCAAATGAAGTTTTGATTATCCTCTACACCTCCACTCAATATAAGTTCATCACCACTCTCTATCATGCTCATTATAAAAAATAAAGCAAATCCTATATTTTTGGAAACAAATGGTATTTCGCTTATTGATACAAATTCTAGATCTTGAGTTAGTTTTACTAACCAATGATTATATGCTCTTTCTGCGTAAATTTTAGTATGTATTAAGTAATAATAGTATCCATCAATAAGAATAGGATTGGTACTACCTCCAGTACTAACTTTTTTAGTATGGTACATTTCGTTTCTGGGTATAGAATGTTTATTATCTATATTTTGAGTAGTGTGTTTTTTGAAAATTAAATTATCAAAATCTTGACATTTATATATAACTAGATGAGGAGTAGTACTGTATATGAAATATAATTCATTATCTCGTTCGAAAAATAACCAATTCTTTTCAAAAAAAACTTCTTTGCCTGCTACAAACGCTGTCTTGTTATATTGGTCAATAATTACATCCCCTAAAAAATTATAATGCTCATCTAGCACAGAC
This sequence is a window from Arcticibacterium luteifluviistationis. Protein-coding genes within it:
- a CDS encoding tail fiber domain-containing protein, translated to MNNLQIILFLFLIQGVSLAQVQSISSDPDGSVTIMPQGFTSAKTDLTNTTSNIGLGNQTLFNNTTGGENTAIGNAALHLNTTGDENTAMGAGALGSNTQGNLNTANGSYALFHNTTASYNTATGSYALYRNTTGSSNTANGYYALYNNTTGGRNVAIGRSALSSNTTGNQNTAMGASALYRNTSGSYNTATGYNALYYNLTADNNTANGSQALYYNTTGSDNTAVGRSALYRNTTASNNTAMGSEALYNNTTGSSNTASGKQALYSNTTGTSNVASGASAFYLNTIGRYNTAEGASALFSNTTGDYNTAIGYEALLDNATGDYNTAIGSGAGVTSSNFSNTIAVGFGASVNDSNKVRMGNANISYAAVQVAWNITSDRRWKETIEPIPLGLNFINDLRPVSYHRKNNQKQDLEFGLIAQELEETLNKHGFVENQLGLIDKDADGYYAVRYNDLIAILIKAVQEQQEVIGEREKIIDGHERLFQQRETQMEHLASKLANITSKLSENSISE
- a CDS encoding tail fiber domain-containing protein; this translates as MKKLQIILSLLLVHSFSFAQIQSYTPSGREGSITITPDGLNSKYTGTKFDYTNVALGTDALRYISSGTELFESKNNTAIGSGALRDNITGYRNTATGSAALNNNTIGYHNTASGFFALFSNTEGYGNTATGASALSNNNTGNQNTANGCLTLVNNTTGSHNTAIGYYALWGNVEGHDNTANGNEALYRNDSGNYNTASGRSALRNNISGHNNTANGYYALLSNSTGSNNTANGRAALYSNTTGYSNTAIGLSSLFSNTAGHNNTASGDSSLYLNTTGNFNTANGNNALMSNSTGSYNTATGANALTDNTTGTNNTANGSYALNHNTTGYSNTANGLGALGYNTTGYYNAANGTYALRNNSTGHNNAATGNEALHNNTTGNFNTANGATALFSNSIGNSNTANGESALSFNISGNFNTANGTLALGSNRSGSHNTANGSSALYHNTTGNSNTATGRSALYSNTTGHHNTASGDSALYQNTTGRYNTANGAFSLSKNTEGKENTGNGFYSLLNNSSGDGNTANGSYALLLNTTGDKNTASGTSALIINSTGIQNTAFGHSTLKSNTTGYNNTAIGYDSDVSSSNLYNATAIGYQAVVNGSNRIRMGNTSITRADIQVAWNVTSDRRWKENIVTVPLGLDFIKELKPVAYHRKNNEKDDVEFGLIAQEIVETLAKYGFTEKDLGLLDKDQDGYFSVRYNDLLAPMIKAMQEQQLMIEKQQEINNEQASVLNTVLKRLGNLESEKTAFTANN
- a CDS encoding 2-oxo acid dehydrogenase subunit E2, yielding MIKELNNSWRKTASTLYKKPEDSKILGSVELDITDLQEYISKKRKEGLKITLTHFFTLATARAIKDKLPELNTYIKRGNVKSYENINASVSVLLRENEMGSVKINMVNTLTYSDLVPTLTAKIKEARKGTENGTMKLKETMASIPWPFRGMFYWFIRKMLVDWGLSIGGISANDMGSYIVSNIGSLGLDNGYPALFPATNVSFVLIMGGVKKTPLVIDNEVKIRTVITLSAALDHRVVDASHAGILFKYYKSIVKTPELLEEKP